From Tiliqua scincoides isolate rTilSci1 chromosome 2, rTilSci1.hap2, whole genome shotgun sequence, the proteins below share one genomic window:
- the WBP2 gene encoding WW domain-binding protein 2, whose amino-acid sequence MALNRNHSEGGGVIVNNSESILVTYDHIEITFHDMEHMPDAFKGTKKGSVFLTPYRVIFVSKGKDSMQSFMMPFYLMKDCEIKQPVFGANYIKGAVKAEAGGGWEGSATFKMTFSAGGAIEFGQRMLQVASQASRGEVPNGAYGYSYMPNGGYTFPPLATNGMYPPPPSGYPYPPPPSVEFYPGPPMDGAMGYMPPPPPPYSGPMEPPAAGPDLPSTPAAEAKAAEAAASAYYSPGNPHNVYMPMDQPPPYFPPEDKKTQ is encoded by the exons ATGGCGCTGAACAGGAACCATTCCGAAGGGGGTGGCGTCATCGTTAACAACAGTGAGAG TATCCTGGTGACTTATGATCACATTGAAATAACGTTCCATGATATGGAGCACATGCCAGACGCATTCAAGGGAACCAAGAAAGGCAGTGTCTTCCTGACCCCGTATCGA GTTATCTTCGTGTCTAAAGGAAAAGATTCAATGCAGTCATTTATGATGCCCTTTTATTTGATGAAAGATTGTGAGATTAAACAGCCAGTTTTTGGAGCGAATTACATCAAGGGTGCAGTGAAAGCAGAGGCAGGAG GTGGTTGGGAAGGATCTGCAACATTCAAAATGACATTCTCTGCTGGAGGCGCCATTGAATTTGGACAGCGTATGCTGCAAGTCGCATCTCAAG CCTCAAGAGGCGAGGTCCCCAACGGAGCCTACGGATATTCATATATGCCGAACGGTGGCTACACCTTTCCACCGCTTGCTACCAATGGGAtgtaccctcctcctccctcaggATATCCATACCCACCACCgccttctg TGGAGTTTTATCCTGGTCCCCCAATGGATGGAGCCATGGGATACatgcctcctccaccacctccctaCTCTGGGCCCATGGAACCTCCTGCAGCTGGCCCTGACCTTCCTTCCACTCCAGCAG CTGAAGCCAAAGCTGCAGAAGCTGCTGCAAGTGCTTATTACAGCCCAGGCAACCCTCATAATGTCTACATGCCCATG gaCCAGCCTCCTCCTTACTTTCCACCAGAAGACAAGAAGACCCAATAA